A region of Sulfitobacter faviae DNA encodes the following proteins:
- a CDS encoding flagellar biosynthetic protein FliR, which produces MDLSALLTDALMGYFVVFARIGSALVFMPGFGETSVPMRHRLFFGLILSAALYPVTGLGPVAEDRPGALLLIFGSEITVGLWIGLVARTLLSALQFAGYQMALMSGLANALAPNIGAFEGATSMAAMLLIGATALIFITDLHHLIIESLLMSYQVFVPGTFMLADLTDQFARATQVSLYLGLSIAAPFYVAGLVLNVGMGLANRMMASLQVFFIAQPLLIAAGLALMVLAVPTMMRGFLEPFANWLTTYGF; this is translated from the coding sequence ATGGACCTCTCGGCCCTCCTGACCGATGCCCTGATGGGGTATTTCGTCGTTTTTGCCCGGATCGGCAGCGCGCTTGTGTTCATGCCGGGGTTCGGGGAGACCTCGGTGCCGATGCGGCATCGGTTGTTCTTTGGTCTGATCCTGAGCGCCGCGCTCTATCCCGTGACCGGCCTCGGCCCCGTCGCCGAGGATCGCCCCGGTGCCCTGTTGTTGATCTTTGGCTCTGAGATCACCGTGGGGCTTTGGATCGGGCTGGTCGCGCGCACGCTGCTTTCGGCGCTGCAATTCGCGGGCTATCAGATGGCACTGATGTCGGGGCTGGCCAACGCTTTGGCCCCGAACATCGGCGCCTTCGAGGGGGCGACCTCTATGGCGGCGATGCTGCTGATCGGGGCCACGGCGCTGATCTTCATCACCGACCTGCACCACCTCATCATTGAATCGCTGCTGATGTCCTATCAGGTCTTCGTGCCCGGCACCTTTATGCTGGCCGATCTGACCGACCAATTCGCGCGGGCGACGCAGGTGAGCCTCTACCTCGGCCTGTCAATCGCAGCCCCCTTCTATGTCGCCGGTCTGGTGCTGAACGTCGGGATGGGGCTGGCCAACCGCATGATGGCGAGCCTTCAGGTCTTCTTTATCGCCCAGCCCCTGCTGATCGCCGCCGGGCTGGCCTTGATGGTGCTGGCGGTTCCGACCATGATGCGCGGGTTTCTTGAGCCTTTCGCGAATTGGCTCACCACCTACGGATTCTAG
- the flhB gene encoding flagellar biosynthesis protein FlhB: protein MSEEDKSSKTEEPTEKKLRDARKKGDVPQSRETGTAMLVFALLMILIFVLPASIDGIVAALQSPLLGAGVTAIGTGGTGVAEAGQVLKSLGFTLGLAMMPVVGIMVLAALFGVLIQGETVVSAERIKPKFSKLNPLSGFKRLFSAEAFVEFAKNTAKVLVIGFITVWAVRDIAQSLGQTQAFIPETLLQATLQKVRWIFLVTTVLLVPIAIADIIWKRAQWKKKQMMSLKEIRDEHKDSEGDPQIKGRRAELRRARARQRIAQAIPNASVILTNPTHYAVALKYEQGVDDVPVCVAKGADVMAHRIRELAKEHDIPMIENRPLARALHAAVEVDDHIPMEHWQAVAEIIGFVMDLRRNVRRKPPAGSSIREE, encoded by the coding sequence ATGTCGGAAGAGGACAAGAGCAGTAAGACCGAAGAGCCGACGGAGAAAAAGCTCCGAGACGCGCGCAAGAAAGGCGACGTGCCGCAATCGCGTGAGACCGGCACGGCGATGCTGGTCTTTGCCCTGCTGATGATCCTGATCTTCGTGCTGCCCGCCTCGATCGACGGTATCGTGGCGGCGCTGCAAAGCCCCCTTTTGGGGGCGGGTGTCACCGCCATCGGCACCGGCGGCACTGGTGTTGCAGAAGCGGGCCAGGTGTTGAAATCGCTCGGCTTTACGCTGGGGCTGGCGATGATGCCGGTGGTGGGGATCATGGTGCTGGCAGCCCTTTTCGGCGTGTTAATCCAAGGCGAGACTGTCGTCTCGGCCGAGCGGATCAAACCGAAGTTCTCCAAGCTGAACCCGCTGTCGGGGTTCAAACGGCTGTTCTCGGCCGAGGCTTTTGTCGAATTTGCCAAGAATACGGCCAAGGTGCTGGTGATCGGTTTCATCACCGTCTGGGCCGTGCGTGACATCGCGCAGTCACTGGGCCAGACGCAGGCTTTCATCCCCGAGACGCTGCTGCAAGCGACCCTGCAAAAGGTGCGCTGGATTTTTCTGGTCACCACCGTGCTTCTGGTGCCCATCGCCATCGCCGACATCATCTGGAAGCGGGCGCAGTGGAAAAAGAAACAGATGATGAGCCTCAAGGAAATCCGCGACGAGCATAAGGACAGCGAGGGTGATCCGCAGATCAAGGGCCGCCGCGCCGAATTGCGCCGCGCCCGCGCCCGTCAGCGCATCGCGCAGGCCATCCCCAATGCCAGCGTGATCCTGACCAACCCGACCCATTACGCCGTGGCGCTGAAATATGAACAGGGCGTCGATGATGTGCCGGTCTGCGTGGCCAAAGGGGCCGATGTCATGGCCCACCGCATCCGCGAGTTGGCCAAGGAACACGACATTCCGATGATCGAGAACCGTCCGTTGGCCCGCGCCCTCCACGCGGCGGTAGAGGTCGACGACCACATTCCGATGGAACATTGGCAAGCCGTGGCCGAGATCATCGGCTTTGTCATGGACCTGCGCCGCAACGTGCGCCGCAAGCCCCCTGCGGGGTCGTCGATCCGCGAAGAGTGA
- a CDS encoding MotE family protein, which translates to MSRISLPKIALFGLGVAGVLKLTVEFMPMMAIAETPDDTPPVPVELAAAPAPPSYDASAPGESGMCEPSHLIAEAIAEERALLKEQRDTIADREAKLALAEQSLKAEQTRLASLRDEIGAQLKVIEEANNQDMTKLVELYRNMKPQVAAGIMDEIDVETAVQVIGAMPERDAAQIMGSFSLVRARLITKILLERSKLPADRNLEGLRLR; encoded by the coding sequence ATGAGCCGTATTTCCCTGCCCAAGATCGCGCTTTTTGGCCTTGGCGTGGCTGGTGTGCTCAAACTCACGGTTGAGTTCATGCCGATGATGGCCATCGCCGAAACCCCCGATGACACGCCCCCGGTCCCTGTTGAGCTTGCCGCCGCCCCCGCGCCACCCAGCTATGACGCCAGCGCCCCGGGCGAGAGCGGCATGTGCGAGCCGAGCCATCTGATTGCCGAAGCCATCGCCGAAGAGCGGGCGCTGCTGAAAGAGCAACGCGACACGATTGCCGACCGTGAAGCCAAGCTTGCGCTGGCCGAACAGAGCCTCAAGGCCGAACAGACCCGCCTCGCCAGCCTGCGCGACGAGATCGGCGCGCAGCTCAAGGTGATCGAAGAGGCGAACAATCAGGACATGACCAAACTGGTCGAACTTTACCGGAACATGAAGCCGCAGGTGGCGGCGGGCATCATGGATGAGATCGACGTGGAGACCGCCGTGCAGGTCATCGGTGCCATGCCCGAACGGGACGCGGCGCAGATCATGGGATCGTTCAGCCTTGTCCGGGCGCGGTTGATCACGAAAATCCTGCTGGAACGCTCCAAACTCCCCGCCGACCGCAATCTCGAAGGGCTGCGCCTGCGCTAA